ATTTAGCAGTATCCTTCTCGCCGGGATCGGTTCGGACTCCGACAGCCGGATTGCGCCACATGATATTAATAGGTTTGTGCATAACTTCTCACTCATGCCAAAGAAGGTCCTCGCGCTACTTGGGAGCCCCATTCTCGACGGAAATACAGCCCGCCTCCTCGACGAGGCCATACGGGGGGCAAAGGAGGCCGGATGCGAGGTCGAGAAGATCGATGTCGCTCACATGGACATCCTCCCCTGCATGGAGTTCTTTCAGTGCAAGGTGGGTGATACCTGCCTGATCCAGGATGAGATGACGGAGATCTTTCAAAAGTTTCGCGAGATGGACGGCCTGATCATCGCAACCCCCATCATGACGATGGGCATCCCCGGAAGGCTCAAGTCGTTCATGGATCGGTTTCAGGTCTTTTATATGGCCAAATACCACCGGAAAGAATCATTCATCTCTCCCGAGCACCGAAAGAAGCGCAAGATGCTCTTTATATCGATCGCGGGGATGAACCTCCCGAATGTCTTTGACGGAGCCAGGATGACCATTCAGGCGTTCGGTGAGATCATCGATTGTCCCCTCTGGGACGAGGTGCTCCAGAACGACATGGACACCATTCAGGATATCGCGACGCGGCCGGAGGTGATGGAGGCGGCGTACCGGAAGGGCTCCGAACTCGGGCGGCTGGTGGGTTAATCGTCGGGCTCGATGTGGACCACCACCTCGGCAAGCCCCGGCACCGCCTCTTTGAGCCGCCGCTCGACCTCTTCGGAGATCTCGTGGGCCCGGGCAACCGGGAGGGCCGGGTCGACGGCTATATGGATATCGGCGAAGATCTCGCCCGGTTTTCCCCGGCACCGGAAATCGTGGTACCCGGCAACCCCGGGAGTATCCATCACCACCGCCCGGATGAGGGTCGGGTCGCAGGGGAGGTTCATCGAGTCGGTGAGAACCTGTGCCGCCTCGTAGAGGATTCTGACCCCCATCCTCGCGATCAGGAGGCCGATGGCGAACGCGATGACCGGGTCGGCCTGCGGAAACCCGAGCCTCGCCGCAAGAAATCCCCCGAGCACGGCGATCGAGACGAAGACGTCGCTTCGGGTATGGAGGGAGTCGGCGATGAGGATCTGGCTCTGGTACTCCTCACCTTTTTTCGCTCGTAGGTGGAGACGGCGATGTTGACGACGAGCGTCCCGAGCATGACCCCGATGGTGACCGCGGTGATATCGGGAGCGGCGGGAGAGACGAGCCTCTGATACCCCTCAAAGAAGATCCCGGCGGCGGAGAGAAGGAGCATCGCCCCGATGGCCAGGGTTCCGAGGGTCTCGATCTTGCCGTGGCCGTAGGGGTGCTCCGGGTCCGGGGGCTTTTCGGCGAAGTAGAGGGCGACGATCCCGACGACGTTCGAGAAGGAGTCGAACCCCGAATGAACGGCATCCGCTACCATGCTCACCGACCCGGCGAGGATGCCAAAGACCGCTTTTGCAAGTGCGACGGAGAGGTTTAAGGCGAGAACGGCGATGAAGATCCTCTGTACCCGGAGTTGACCCTCTGATGCCCCGGATCCTGCCCTTCTGCCGGTCGCCTCATCCAGCATGCTACCCCGTAGTGGCGCTCCCGTGGCATAGGGTTTCCGGAGATGAGCGATGAAAGGTTTTAATAAGTCCCTTTCAGAAATACTCCATCCATGTCTACTGATGAGAACGCCCGGAACGCATACGCCGGAGAATCTCAAGCGAACAGGAAGTACTCGGTCTTTGCTGAGAAGGCCGCTGCTGAGGGCTTCCCTGCGGTTGCGAAACTCTTCCGTGCGGCAAGCGAAGCGGAAGCCGTACACGCCAAGCGCATTCTCTTCATCATGAACGCTGTCGGGAGTACCGAGGAGAACCTGAAAGGCGCGATGGAGGGGGAGAACTACGAATTCATGCAGATGTACCCCCCGTTCGTCGAGGAGGCGAAAGCGGAG
This is a stretch of genomic DNA from Methanoculleus thermophilus. It encodes these proteins:
- a CDS encoding flavodoxin family protein, whose product is MPKKVLALLGSPILDGNTARLLDEAIRGAKEAGCEVEKIDVAHMDILPCMEFFQCKVGDTCLIQDEMTEIFQKFREMDGLIIATPIMTMGIPGRLKSFMDRFQVFYMAKYHRKESFISPEHRKKRKMLFISIAGMNLPNVFDGARMTIQAFGEIIDCPLWDEVLQNDMDTIQDIATRPEVMEAAYRKGSELGRLVG
- a CDS encoding cation diffusion facilitator family transporter; its protein translation is MGVRILYEAAQVLTDSMNLPCDPTLIRAVVMDTPGVAGYHDFRCRGKPGEIFADIHIAVDPALPVARAHEISEEVERRLKEAVPGLAEVVVHIEPDD
- a CDS encoding rubrerythrin family protein → MSTDENARNAYAGESQANRKYSVFAEKAAAEGFPAVAKLFRAASEAEAVHAKRILFIMNAVGSTEENLKGAMEGENYEFMQMYPPFVEEAKAERKNEAAIVFTHAMKAEEVHANLYLQALEAVREGKDLDVEKIYLCPVCGNIELGAAPEKCPICGVPARMFREIQ